TCGACAGGTCAGAAGGAGGTGGCCTCCTTGGGGCAGAGCTCAGCAAGTGTGACACCTCCTTTACACAACCATAATCGGTATCCCTGGTGAAGAGAGAGTGGCCATCAGACTCTTCCAGATGGGGTACTCTGAGGACACACTTCACCCATATGGCACATGGGCCCGCAGGAATATGTAACCCCAGACAGCGAGAGCATCCTGAAACATCACGCTCCTTCAGGTGCGGGCATCCTCTCCAAacatgtttgcttgtttgtgtacATGAGATCCCACGTTACACAGACTAGTCTCAAACTCTTTGGCTCTGGACATCCTCCCGCCTCCGTCTTCTGGACAGTTGAGAGTGTGGGCATGTGTTTTGAATGCTTCCTTAAAATCAGTCACTGTTTGAAAACTGAAGGGTTGCCTGACACCAGAGAAAAGTGTGAAAATCCAAAATCACATTCATAAAAGTTCTTGCAAGACATGAGAAGttgattttcttttgacttttcattttaaaagaaaatcccagGATGTAAGGGAGGAAATGCAAAAGTTAGGAACTTGTAAAATGATAATCTCCACTCCCGAGAGCACTACAGGCAGTTTGAAAAAATCTCCAGATTTACCTTCTGTTCTGACTGCTGTATAATGTTTATGGCCGAATAATTAAGTCATTCTCATCTTCAAATTGAGTATAGAAAGTCTGCCTTAAAATGATCTTATATCGTTGTCTGAGATCAAAATATGGTTGAAAACTATCAGTTAAAACGGCTTCAGTTTGCTGCTTGGTAGTAACTGAGTTGGATTCATGAAGATGTGCTAGAAATGTATGTCAGATtttgatttgaaaataaatgagctgggcagtggtggtgcacgcctttaatcccagcactcgggaggcagaggcaggcagatctctgtgagttcgaggccagcctggtctccaaagcgcaaagctacacagagaaactctgtcttaaaaacctaaataaataaataaataaataaataaataaataaataaataaagtgcaaagctacacaaagaaactgtcttaaaaacctaaataaataaatgaatgaatgaatgaataaatgaatgaatgaaaatattctttttttttttcctctcaaaataTCAGTTTCTGGATTTAAGTCTAATTCTGCGCTTACATGTGTTTCTTCCAGGGCTAGTGGTTGGATTTATCTTAACCATTGCAAATTTCAGCTTTTTTACCTCTCTGCTGATGTTTTTCCTCTCATCTTCAAAACTCACCAAATGGAAAGGAGAGGTGAAGAAGCGTCTAGATTCGGAATATAAGGAAGGTGAGATGAATTATTCTGACACTACTTCATCCTAACAGGAGCTTTTGATTAGAAGCCGTCAGGCTGGAAGAACAGATGAATCTTATCTGAGGATGGCTTCTGTAGCCTAATTCAATTAATTATTTCTTGTGCCACAGTAACAAGTAACTGCAGGATTTTCGTGCCAGTCTGCTGTTATTCATTCTGCATTTATTAATAACGGTATAGACTATGGACAAAGATACCttgccacttttatttttttaggctACTCTACTTTTCTGAAACTTAAAAATAGATGTTtctataaatgatttttttttcttttgctttccatTCTCCATCTGCTTGCCTGTCTCCAGGAGGCCAAAGGAACTGGGTTCAGGTATTCTGTAATGGAGCCGTGCCCACGGAGCTGGCTCTGCTGTACATGATAGAGAATGGCCCCGGGGAAATGCCCGTAGATTTCTCCAAGCAGCCCACTGCTTCCTGGATGTGTTTGTCTCTCTTGGCTGCACTGGCCTGCTCTGCTGGAGATACCTGGGCTTCTGAAGTTGGCCCAGTTCTGAGCAAAAGCACACCTCGGCTGATAACGACCTGGGAGAAAGTTCCAGttggtgagtttgtgtgtgtgtgtgtgtgtgtgtgtgtgtgtgtgtgtgtgtgtgtgtgtgtctgtgtgtgtctgtgtgtgtgtctgtgtctgtgtgtgtctgtgttgcatATGTACACATTTGGAAGCCAAAGGTCAGGCTTGGGTGTACTTCTCAGGAAGCCATCCACTCTGTTTTTTGCACAGTATCTCTCCTTGGTCTAGCACTCTCCAAGTAGGCGATGCTGGCAGGACAGCAGGCCAGAGGGATGAAcctgcctcaccagtgctggggttgcaagCACATGGTACCACACCCggctttttcctttgcttctgggaactgaacccaggctctTGGGCTTACGTGGCCACCACCTTACTGacagggccatctccccagccccagctgtgAGTCTCGATTTGAGTTTGATTAATGCAAACTAAGAGCCAAACCTCTTGAGTTAATGTTTTCCTCTAGAGCCTTTTACAGTTTATATTTGGTCTTTTTAATTGTAAGTTGGTGATTCTATCTGTAGAGAATGTGAATGAGACTTAGATACACAATAAAGAAACTTAAGAGATTGACCCACAGAGCAATggacaaggaagaaaggaggacacTCAAGTATTGAGGGCCatatgtatttgagacagggtctctgtgtggcattggctatcctagaactcactctgtagaccaggctggccttaaactcacagagatctgtctgcctctgccttccaagtgctgggatcaaaggcgtgcaccaccactgcccggctcaattatatttttaacaaaCAGTTTGCCCTACAAATCTATGGATTCAATCAACAttgggttatatatatataaaacagtttGATGGTGGGGGCGGGCTTGAGAGATAactgagcagttaagagtgcttgttcttACAGTGcttgttcagttcccagcaccaccatGGCGACTCACAGCTATACCTCTAGCTCCAGAGGTACCtcaggccctcttctgacctcacggcaccaggcatgcacatacggtgcacagacatacatgcaaacaaaacactcataagcAAGAAATAAAGTCTTATAAAACGGAAGgttgctggagagatagctgagtaGTTAGGCACACTGGGTgtttcccagaggacccaggtttgattcccagtacccacatggcgaTTCACAATCCctgcagttccagggggtctgacggCCTCCTTAGCCATCAAATACAAAGCActcataaacaaaaaataaagtaaatcttaaaaagaacagCCTTTACAGTCCTTTTTCCTTATGATTACTCACCAATGTTGTATAACTATTTACAGTGTAGTAGTAACTGGAGttgggaggacagggtttatctgtgtagctggcctcgaactcagagatccttcagcctctgccaccaagtgctgggattaaaggtgcacaccaccatgccagaTGTAGTAATTATGAGTAATCTAAAGTATGTGGGAAGGAAGCTGTTaataggttatatgcaaataaaattatcttttgattTTATTCCTGTGATCCTATATATCAAAATTTTGCACATGTTCGTGTCTTAGTTTCCCTtcccattgctatgataaaatactctgactaaATAAACATAAGAgaggccgagcggtggtggcgcacgcctttaattccagcactcgggaggcagagccaggtggatctctgtgaatttgaggccagcctgggctatcaagtgagttccaggaaaggtgtaaagctacacagaaaccctgtctcaaaaaaaagaaagaaagaaagaaagaaggaaggaaggaaggaaggaaggaaggaaggaaggaaggaaggaaggaaggaaggaaggaaggaaggaaggaaggaagaaagaaaagagaaaagtgtttatttggctcacacttccaagTTACATCCCATCATtacagggaagtcagagcagcaaAGAACTTGAAGCAGGTGGTCATATCACAACCACACTCCGGAACACAGAGCCATCCGTTCATGCATGCCTTTGgtgttcagctggctttctctgtctactcttgtaTAGTCCAGGatccctgcccagggaatgatgcaggtcttcctgcctcatttACTGTAACCAAGGTAATCCCcaccaggcatgcccacaggccagcctgatctaggcAGTCCTTCCTTGAGgcacttcccaggtgactctaactTTTGTTAAGCTCACCCACTTTCccgctgagctgcctctccagcctagAGGACTTTCTCCCAAGTACAGCATGGTTTCGCGTGGGTATAACCTGGGAAAATAGTTGACTGCCCACAAGTTGGGGATAGACTGTCATTGCCAGTgctagagagaggagagagatgaggaaagATCAACAGTGGGGCTCAGTAGACAAGAATGACATTCTGGTATTGTAGTCTAGAGTAGGTGACTAGAGACAACTTAGGCTAGGTTATCCTTTGTAAGAGCTAGAAAAATGGGATGTTTAATGCTTTCACCATAAGGAATGACAAGTATTTGAGGAAGCGGTGGATCCTGTGATCTGAATTAAACAGTGGATGTATATATTCCAATGGCGGTGTCCCATATGAGTGTGTGCAACTTTCACATAGCagcattttgatttttgtttcttgggggcagaggtgggttctggggattggaccTGGGATCTCATGTGTGCTTGGCAAGTTCTCTATACCACAAgcagcctctccagcccctgtgtattagttgtttgtttgtttattttttttatttatttattttttttcgagacagggtttctctgtgtagctttgcgcctttcctggaactcacttggtagcccaggctggcctcgaactcacagagatccgcctggctctgcctcccgagtgctgggattaaaggcttgtgccaccaccgcccggcttgtttgtttattttttaagagagcCAGCGCTCTTTTCTTTGAATTCATTTTAATTAGGCATGTATGTACCcgtgtggggttttgttttgttttgctctccttGGTATCCCTCACTTGCTGAGTCCTAACCAGATGCTTTGGTGTGTTTCTCCTTCAGGAACCAACGGAGGCGTCACCGTGGTGGGACTCGTCTCCAGTCTCCTTGGTGGTACCTGTGTGGGCCTGGCCTACTTCCTCACACAGCTGCTGTTTGTGAATGATTTAGACATCTCCGCTCCCCAGTGGCCCATAATTGCATTTGGAGGTCTGGCTGGGTTACTAGGATCAGTTGTGGACTCATACCTAGGGGCAACAATGCAGTTTTCTGGTaagagcatctttttttttttttttttttttttttttttttcttttctcgaaacagggtctctgtagctttggagcctgtcctggaactcaatctgtagaccaggctggccttgaactcacagagatccacctgcctctgcctccctagtgctgggattaaaggcgtgcgccaccactgccggctgtAAGACACCATTTTATTGTAACTTTTGTTTGAAGAAATAGGGAAGAAATatgaacactttaaaaacttgaaaaagaaaatgtgccgATGAAACCAACCCAAATGCCAGAAGTGACAGGGGGAATCCccataattttggttttcttattcttttgtgttaaacTAATTCAGAGAGATTTCTAAATCCTAAGGAACAGTGATTATAGTGCAAGAAACAGACTTTGATTTTGAGCTGTCACCAAGTCGGTCCTAGAAAAACAGGACACTTGGatcacatctttttttgttttaagatttatttgtttattttgtatgccagccggccagaagagaacaccagatctcattacagatggttgtgagccaccatgtggttgctgggaattgaactcaggacctctggaagagcagtcagtgctcttaacctctgagccatctctccagccctggatcaTTTTAATGTCCctccttctatttgtttttgCCAAGTGCATTTGATAATTATACTCGTCTGGCTACATGAATGGCCTTCTTCCCTGTGGTGATTATCCCCACCGTGACATTCTGTCATCACCCCTGAGGCTTTTGTCTCTTGGTTGATTTGTTTCTAAAATAAGCTCttgttggccttaaactcctgcACTTaaagcttccttcctgccttAGCATTCCTAGTAGCTAGGACTTCCCTTAGCTGTCAGCAGTTAAGTTTTTACTCATGATAtgtggggactggagagttgactcagcaCTTAAGAATGTTTGCTGCTCAATCAATCATGGGGACCAAAgtccagatcccagcacccacatccagctgTCCATAGctctaactccaactccaagggacctgacttcctcttgtggcctccacgtgcacccacacatgtgctTATGCAGACAGACccgtgcacaagcacacacaatcttaaagagaaaatatgtaaGTGTGAGTTTTAGTGTGCctgtattttattctgtttgtgcTGTTTTTGAAAATGTTGGGAGTAGGTGGTCTATTAAGAGCAGAAACTGTGATCAAGCCCTCAGTAGATGCAGGATCCAGCAATGGCTCCCTGTGTCCAAGTTAGCACCTTGTTGCTGTGTTGTCCTGTGAGCAGAGGGCCCAGCTGCTCCCTGCAGCCTCTTTTTGTAAGGTCGTCAACCCTGTTCATGAGAGCACAGCTCTCGGGTGTGATCACCTCCCCTACCCCAGCTCTACATGCTGTCACATCCAGTCTTCCCTTCCAGCAGAAGCATAGACGTGAGTCCCAACAGCCTTCTTTGCAGCCATACCATACTGGTCCCTGATGCCCCGTTCTGAGGCCAGA
This is a stretch of genomic DNA from Peromyscus leucopus breed LL Stock chromosome 18, UCI_PerLeu_2.1, whole genome shotgun sequence. It encodes these proteins:
- the Tmem19 gene encoding transmembrane protein 19: MTDLEDSTCKKYIKMITNIVILSLIISISLAFWIMSMTASTYYGNLRPVSPWRWLFSVVVPVLIACNGFKKKSLDHSGALGGLVVGFILTIANFSFFTSLLMFFLSSSKLTKWKGEVKKRLDSEYKEGGQRNWVQVFCNGAVPTELALLYMIENGPGEMPVDFSKQPTASWMCLSLLAALACSAGDTWASEVGPVLSKSTPRLITTWEKVPVGTNGGVTVVGLVSSLLGGTCVGLAYFLTQLLFVNDLDISAPQWPIIAFGGLAGLLGSVVDSYLGATMQFSGLDESTGLVVSSPARETKHIAGKPILDNNAVNLFSSVLVALLLPTAASGFWPRE